A genomic stretch from Pseudomonas alkylphenolica includes:
- the pgm gene encoding phosphoglucomutase (alpha-D-glucose-1,6-bisphosphate-dependent) → MKLSPLAGKPAPASVLVDIPRLLTAYYTGQPDASIASQRVAFGTSGHRGSSLDLSFNENHVLAISQAICLYRQAKGIDGPLFVGADTHALSTPAAASALQVLAANGVEVMLSKDDEYTPTPAVSHAIICYNRGRSSGLADGIVITPSHNPPQSGGFKYNPPNGGPADSDVTKWIEAKANELLAGGLKDIKCMDHEQALQASTTHRHDYVASYVADLENVIDFDVIRSANLRLGVDPLGGAGVRYWSAIAEHYKLNLEVVNTEVDPTFRFMSVDWDGQIRMDPSSPYAMQGLIGLRERFDVAFACDPDHDRHGIVTKNGLLAPNNYLAVAIDYLFKHRPQWRQDAAVGKTVVSSGLIDRVTARLGRRLYEVPVGFKFFADGLFDGSLGFGGEESAGASFLRKDGSVWTTDKDGLIPALLAAEITARTGRDPSQAYAELTAELGEPFATRVEAKANAQQKALLSKLAPEQVKSTELAGEPIEQILSHAPGNNQAIGGLKVMTANGWFAARPSGTEDIYKIYAESFVSEEHLQRLVAEAQALVDAAIA, encoded by the coding sequence ATGAAGCTCAGTCCTTTGGCAGGCAAACCGGCTCCAGCCTCCGTGCTGGTGGATATTCCGCGCCTGTTGACCGCCTACTATACCGGCCAGCCCGATGCCAGCATTGCCAGCCAGCGTGTCGCGTTCGGCACTTCCGGGCACCGCGGCAGCTCGCTGGACCTGAGCTTCAACGAAAATCATGTCCTGGCCATCAGCCAGGCGATCTGCCTGTACCGTCAGGCCAAGGGCATCGACGGTCCGCTGTTCGTTGGCGCCGATACCCATGCGCTGTCGACACCGGCTGCAGCCAGTGCCTTGCAGGTGCTGGCGGCCAATGGCGTTGAAGTCATGTTGTCCAAAGATGACGAGTACACGCCGACGCCGGCGGTGTCGCACGCCATCATTTGCTACAACCGTGGGCGCAGCAGCGGCCTGGCCGATGGCATCGTCATCACGCCTTCGCATAACCCGCCGCAAAGCGGTGGCTTCAAGTACAACCCGCCCAATGGCGGCCCGGCCGACAGCGATGTGACCAAGTGGATCGAAGCCAAAGCCAACGAGCTGCTGGCCGGCGGTCTCAAAGACATCAAATGCATGGATCACGAGCAGGCGCTGCAGGCCAGCACCACTCACCGCCATGACTATGTGGCCAGCTATGTCGCCGACCTGGAAAACGTCATTGATTTTGACGTCATCCGCAGCGCTAACCTGCGTCTGGGCGTTGATCCGCTGGGTGGGGCGGGTGTGCGTTACTGGTCGGCGATTGCCGAGCATTACAAGCTGAATCTGGAAGTGGTCAACACCGAGGTCGACCCGACGTTCCGTTTCATGTCGGTCGACTGGGATGGCCAGATCCGCATGGACCCGTCCTCACCCTACGCCATGCAGGGCCTGATTGGCCTGCGCGAGCGTTTCGACGTGGCCTTTGCCTGCGACCCGGACCACGACCGTCACGGCATCGTCACCAAGAACGGCTTGCTGGCCCCGAACAACTACCTGGCCGTGGCCATCGATTACCTGTTCAAGCACCGTCCGCAGTGGCGTCAGGATGCTGCAGTCGGCAAGACCGTGGTCAGCAGTGGCCTGATCGACCGCGTCACGGCACGTCTGGGCCGCCGCTTGTATGAAGTGCCGGTAGGGTTCAAGTTCTTCGCTGATGGTCTGTTCGATGGCAGCCTGGGCTTTGGTGGTGAGGAAAGCGCCGGTGCTTCGTTCCTGCGCAAGGATGGCAGCGTCTGGACGACTGACAAGGACGGCTTGATTCCGGCGCTGCTGGCGGCGGAGATCACCGCCCGTACCGGTCGTGACCCGAGCCAGGCTTATGCCGAGCTGACTGCTGAGCTGGGCGAACCCTTTGCCACTCGCGTTGAGGCCAAGGCCAATGCGCAGCAAAAGGCGCTGCTGAGCAAGCTGGCACCGGAGCAGGTCAAGTCGACCGAGCTTGCTGGTGAGCCGATCGAACAGATCCTCAGCCATGCCCCGGGTAACAACCAGGCCATTGGCGGTCTGAAGGTGATGACCGCCAACGGCTGGTTCGCCGCACGGCCGTCGGGTACCGAGGATATCTACAAGATCTACGCGGAAAGCTTTGTTAGCGAAGAGCACCTGCAACGCCTGGTGGCTGAAGCCCAGGCGCTAGTGGATGCTGCTATCGCTTGA
- a CDS encoding pirin family protein, translating to MLQLRPFKSLGHANHGWFDAHHHFSFAEYYDPQRMHWGNLRVWNDDLIAAGSGFPPHPHRDMEIITYVREGAISHQDNLGNKGRTEAGDVQVMSAGTGITHSEYNLEKVDTRIFQIWIVPERVGQAPSWGSRPFPKGERGEGFVTLASGREGDEDSLRIRADARLVAATLQAGESAEYRFEAGRRGYLVPAKGLIEVNGVRAEARDGVAIEDEQVLRVTALEDSEIVLVDVA from the coding sequence ATGCTGCAACTGCGCCCTTTCAAGAGCCTTGGCCATGCCAACCATGGCTGGTTCGACGCCCACCATCATTTTTCCTTTGCCGAGTACTACGACCCACAGCGGATGCACTGGGGCAACCTGCGGGTCTGGAACGACGACCTGATTGCGGCAGGCAGCGGCTTCCCACCGCACCCGCACCGCGACATGGAAATCATCACTTATGTGCGTGAAGGTGCCATCAGCCACCAGGACAACCTGGGCAACAAGGGCCGCACCGAGGCCGGTGATGTGCAGGTGATGAGTGCTGGTACCGGCATCACCCACAGTGAATACAACCTGGAAAAAGTCGATACGCGAATCTTCCAGATCTGGATCGTGCCGGAGCGCGTCGGACAGGCGCCTTCGTGGGGCTCCCGGCCCTTCCCGAAAGGCGAGCGTGGCGAAGGCTTCGTGACCCTGGCCAGCGGTCGTGAAGGAGATGAGGACAGTCTGCGCATTCGCGCCGATGCGCGGCTGGTGGCGGCAACCCTGCAGGCAGGGGAAAGCGCTGAGTATCGCTTTGAAGCCGGACGGCGTGGCTATCTGGTGCCAGCCAAGGGGCTGATCGAGGTGAATGGTGTGCGGGCCGAAGCGCGCGATGGTGTTGCCATTGAGGATGAGCAGGTGCTCAGGGTGACGGCGCTGGAAGACAGCGAGATCGTGCTGGTGGATGTGGCATAG
- a CDS encoding UvrD-helicase domain-containing protein produces the protein MSEERPKLPLELTPPAQLPWIRRLAARLLGRGLSRLQAQHRDSWFQGHATGQRTGHADGLREGYEEGRVDGYEAGRQVLVIRDTRPDGHGVPGQDDHLFDDWRLPLTAELKKRFKADVALRLPAYAQPSAAQWKMIFSDTPSTCVIAGAGAGKSTSLVLRILLLRHYLGYELDAMTVVTFTRESRKDFIARLVQVFGLWQLELSPAQARELVRTFHSRILPLVRSLPGFNQVRAFETLGSEMPGGSEANAESNPFDLRINDAQRQQLNLCYRDLLNSSPRFAELIASLRREALQLKALDRDHPDVQKRVAVTQLSASRDEELCDTLEDLWFSAGAWPIKGIEPSRETVEINGSRFHFHGHIAELDAWVVLGFDPGENQQYKRPGAKLPVWAEWVIKRTLFQAFCDKPLIWLENYAAAKRLTSSLAGDAVAGPGFDYKVKGELSAVPLLDAFVGAAGFIENLGLEVNQAVGAMSFPAGDSDAQFFEALGLYWKALEAHLLAQSPPIMSYNRMFALFGENNPENLRLLPDPLLRPLAHLMIDEFQDVSPQIVSWLRACLREIRRRGPSLNVGRVAQHSSLLCVGDDWQSIYGWRGSSPKFFMEFSKEFVSPGNTRVMLADNYRSHQHIIDAAEHIVKSAPAITGKKARACGPAAEDPLPVKVLERDEAALAQTLMEHYRRGESVMMLFRKSSDKLLISEHIKPLVNHEAGLPASQRRFRQLTYHSAKGLQADAVFMLGDCQHLTSSPYKNQVYRQAGLGRAGDPLAFDNAQKDEVLRLAYVAITRAARHCYWYVEKPTGEAANLPRASSQVDGRKAFFEDGRE, from the coding sequence GTGTCTGAAGAGCGTCCCAAGCTACCCCTGGAGTTGACTCCACCTGCGCAACTACCCTGGATCCGGCGCCTGGCGGCGCGTCTGCTGGGCCGGGGCTTGAGTCGTTTACAGGCCCAGCACCGCGATTCCTGGTTCCAGGGCCACGCCACTGGCCAGCGCACCGGGCACGCCGACGGTTTGCGCGAAGGCTACGAAGAAGGGCGGGTAGACGGCTATGAAGCCGGGCGCCAGGTGCTGGTGATCCGTGATACGCGTCCCGACGGCCATGGCGTGCCGGGGCAGGATGACCACCTGTTCGACGACTGGCGCCTGCCGTTGACGGCCGAGTTGAAGAAGCGCTTCAAGGCTGACGTCGCCCTGCGCCTGCCAGCGTATGCCCAGCCAAGCGCGGCGCAGTGGAAGATGATCTTCAGTGATACACCTTCTACCTGCGTGATTGCAGGTGCCGGGGCTGGCAAGTCGACGTCGCTGGTACTGCGCATCCTGTTGTTGCGTCATTACCTGGGCTACGAGCTGGACGCCATGACCGTGGTGACTTTCACCCGTGAGTCGCGCAAGGATTTCATTGCCCGTCTGGTGCAGGTCTTCGGCCTCTGGCAGCTTGAGCTGAGTCCCGCCCAGGCTCGTGAACTGGTGCGTACCTTCCACTCGCGCATCCTGCCGCTGGTGCGTAGCCTGCCGGGCTTCAACCAGGTGCGTGCGTTCGAGACCCTGGGCAGCGAGATGCCGGGGGGCAGCGAAGCCAATGCCGAGAGCAATCCGTTCGACCTGCGCATCAACGACGCCCAGCGCCAGCAACTCAACCTGTGCTACCGCGACCTGCTCAACAGCAGTCCGCGGTTTGCCGAGCTGATTGCCAGCCTGCGCCGCGAAGCCCTGCAGCTCAAGGCCCTGGACCGCGATCACCCGGATGTGCAAAAGCGCGTGGCCGTCACCCAGCTGTCCGCCAGCCGTGACGAAGAGCTGTGCGACACCCTCGAAGACCTCTGGTTTTCTGCCGGCGCCTGGCCGATCAAGGGTATCGAGCCGAGCCGCGAGACAGTCGAGATCAACGGCAGCCGGTTCCACTTCCATGGCCATATCGCCGAGCTGGACGCCTGGGTCGTGCTCGGTTTCGATCCGGGTGAAAACCAGCAGTACAAGCGTCCCGGGGCCAAGCTTCCGGTCTGGGCGGAGTGGGTGATCAAACGCACCCTGTTTCAAGCTTTCTGCGATAAGCCTTTGATTTGGTTGGAAAACTATGCTGCAGCCAAGCGCCTGACATCCTCCCTGGCGGGTGATGCAGTGGCCGGGCCGGGCTTCGATTACAAGGTCAAGGGTGAGCTGTCGGCGGTGCCGCTGCTCGATGCCTTTGTCGGTGCCGCAGGCTTTATCGAGAACCTTGGCCTTGAAGTAAACCAGGCGGTGGGCGCCATGAGCTTTCCCGCAGGCGACAGCGATGCGCAGTTCTTCGAAGCCCTGGGCCTGTACTGGAAGGCCCTGGAGGCGCACCTGCTCGCTCAGTCGCCACCGATCATGAGCTACAACCGCATGTTTGCCCTGTTCGGCGAGAACAACCCGGAGAACCTGCGCTTGCTGCCTGACCCGCTGTTGCGGCCACTGGCGCACCTGATGATTGACGAGTTCCAGGACGTCTCGCCGCAGATCGTCTCGTGGTTGCGGGCCTGCCTGCGCGAGATCCGCAGACGCGGCCCAAGCCTCAACGTCGGGCGGGTGGCCCAGCATTCCTCGCTGCTGTGTGTGGGGGACGACTGGCAGTCGATCTACGGCTGGCGTGGCAGTTCGCCGAAGTTCTTCATGGAGTTCAGCAAGGAGTTCGTGTCCCCAGGCAATACCCGGGTGATGCTTGCCGACAACTACCGTAGCCACCAACACATCATCGACGCGGCCGAGCATATCGTGAAGTCGGCACCGGCGATTACCGGCAAGAAGGCCAGAGCCTGTGGCCCGGCGGCAGAGGATCCGCTGCCGGTCAAAGTGCTTGAACGTGACGAAGCGGCCTTGGCGCAAACGTTGATGGAACATTACCGACGTGGCGAATCGGTGATGATGTTGTTTCGAAAAAGTAGCGATAAGTTATTGATATCTGAGCACATCAAGCCTTTGGTAAATCACGAGGCCGGGCTGCCAGCCAGCCAGCGCCGGTTCCGCCAACTGACCTATCACAGTGCCAAGGGACTGCAGGCAGACGCGGTGTTCATGCTCGGTGATTGCCAGCACCTGACCAGTTCGCCGTACAAGAACCAGGTGTACCGTCAGGCGGGGTTGGGGCGTGCGGGGGATCCTCTGGCGTTCGATAACGCCCAGAAGGATGAAGTGTTGCGTCTGGCTTATGTGGCCATCACGCGTGCGGCCAGGCATTGCTATTGGTATGTGGAGAAGCCCACGGGTGAGGCGGCCAACTTGCCAAGGGCATCGAGCCAGGTGGATGGGCGCAAGGCGTTTTTCGAGGATGGTCGGGAGTGA
- the ccoN gene encoding cytochrome-c oxidase, cbb3-type subunit I: MSTHQQAQAYNYKVVRQFVIMTVFWGIVGMAMGVWIASQLVWPELNLELPWTSFGRLRPLHTSLVIFGFAGSAQFAASYYAVQRTCQVRLYSDKLAAFTFWGWQATIVIMLISLPLGLTTTKEYAEIEFTGAVWMAIVWVAYGVVFFATLLRRKAKHIYVGNWFFGAFIVVIAMLHVVNHLSIPVSWFKSYPVYSGATDAMVQWWYGHNAVGFFLTTGFLGMMYYFVPKQVGRPVYSYRLSIVHFWALITLYIWAGPHHLHYTALPDWAQSLGMAMSLILLAPSWGGMINGMMTLSGAWHKLRSDPILRFLVVSLAFYGMSTFEGPMMAIKTVNALSHYTDWTIGHVHAGALGWVAMITFGSLYHMIPKVFGREQMHSIGLINAHFWLATIGTVLYIASMWVNGIAQGLMWRATNEDGTLTYSFVEALVASHPGFLVRFIGGVLFLTGMLLMAYNTWRTVRVADEKLALSNAQMV, translated from the coding sequence ATGAGCACACATCAACAGGCCCAGGCCTATAACTACAAGGTGGTCCGGCAATTCGTCATCATGACGGTGTTCTGGGGCATCGTCGGCATGGCGATGGGCGTATGGATCGCCTCGCAGCTGGTCTGGCCGGAACTCAATCTTGAACTGCCCTGGACCAGCTTCGGTCGCTTGCGCCCCCTGCACACCAGCCTGGTGATCTTCGGTTTTGCCGGCAGCGCCCAATTTGCCGCCAGTTACTACGCGGTCCAGCGCACCTGCCAGGTGCGCCTGTACAGCGACAAGCTGGCAGCCTTCACCTTCTGGGGCTGGCAGGCGACCATCGTCATCATGCTGATCAGCCTGCCGCTGGGCCTGACCACCACCAAGGAATACGCCGAGATCGAGTTCACCGGTGCAGTGTGGATGGCAATCGTCTGGGTCGCTTATGGCGTCGTGTTCTTTGCCACCCTGTTGCGCCGCAAGGCCAAGCACATCTATGTCGGCAACTGGTTCTTCGGTGCCTTCATCGTGGTGATCGCCATGCTGCACGTGGTCAATCACCTGTCGATTCCGGTCAGCTGGTTCAAGTCCTACCCGGTCTATTCCGGCGCCACCGACGCGATGGTTCAGTGGTGGTACGGCCATAACGCCGTGGGCTTCTTCCTGACCACAGGCTTCCTCGGCATGATGTATTACTTCGTGCCCAAGCAGGTTGGCCGGCCGGTGTACTCCTATCGCCTGTCGATCGTGCACTTCTGGGCGCTGATCACCCTGTACATCTGGGCAGGTCCCCACCACCTGCACTACACCGCCCTGCCCGACTGGGCGCAATCGCTGGGCATGGCCATGTCGCTGATCCTCCTGGCGCCAAGCTGGGGCGGCATGATCAACGGCATGATGACCCTCTCGGGCGCCTGGCATAAGCTGCGCAGCGACCCGATCCTGCGCTTCCTGGTGGTCTCGCTGGCGTTCTACGGCATGTCGACCTTCGAAGGTCCGATGATGGCGATCAAGACCGTCAACGCCTTGTCGCACTACACCGACTGGACCATCGGCCACGTCCATGCCGGCGCCCTGGGCTGGGTGGCGATGATCACCTTCGGATCGCTCTATCACATGATCCCGAAAGTCTTCGGCCGCGAGCAGATGCACAGCATCGGCCTGATCAACGCGCACTTCTGGCTGGCGACCATCGGCACCGTGCTGTACATCGCCTCGATGTGGGTCAACGGTATCGCCCAGGGCCTGATGTGGCGCGCCACCAACGAAGACGGCACCCTCACCTACTCCTTTGTCGAGGCGCTGGTGGCCAGCCATCCGGGCTTCCTGGTGCGCTTCATCGGTGGGGTGCTGTTCCTCACGGGCATGCTGCTGATGGCTTACAACACCTGGCGCACGGTGCGTGTGGCAGATGAAAAGCTGGCGTTGTCCAACGCCCAGATGGTCTGA
- a CDS encoding phosphopantetheine-binding protein, with protein sequence MKLSKELVIQAKATFGTPTYLYDEAVLRSSFNELRDALPDCVDIFYALKVNPNLSLVKLIRSYGGNTEVCSLGELEIALKAGVAPQDIILLGPYKKPEEHRRALEVGVFAIVVESESELRKLSALAGELGCDAPVAIRINPNFSAAGSPWKMGGRPTHFGIQEDTAVANFAEYLALPNIKIKGIHVYNGTKILDAQSVYDNAAYILGLFRTLSERHKLDMRMVDVGGGLGIKYYENETELDTTQLKQLLAPLFNDFHQQFPRTRIILESGRFIAGKCGALLVTVDNIKENHGKTFAVTDGGTNCHGAAAGSGQVLKRNFRIIKATGNNGAPLREYHISGPLCSPDDLLGRDVRLETLHEGDVLAVTASGAYGPSASPTLFHSHGHPAEVVVSNNQLFLARARQTAVDIRDSHADVPLEAMLGTAAAAEPAAEIQLATQRQLSDILRVVLKLPEGTIITADSHLRDDLGLDSLTSMELLISLEDDIEGFFVNPDTIVPGHFNTVATLAGYIDAHRQTRSVGRPLGVVEVQHERA encoded by the coding sequence ATGAAGCTTTCCAAGGAACTCGTCATCCAGGCAAAAGCGACGTTCGGGACACCGACCTACCTCTACGATGAAGCGGTGCTGCGCAGCAGTTTCAACGAGTTGCGTGACGCATTGCCGGACTGCGTGGATATCTTCTATGCGTTGAAGGTCAATCCCAACCTGTCCCTGGTAAAACTGATCCGGTCATACGGTGGTAACACTGAGGTCTGCTCGCTGGGCGAACTGGAAATTGCCCTGAAGGCAGGGGTGGCACCGCAGGACATTATTTTGCTAGGCCCCTACAAGAAGCCTGAAGAGCATCGCCGTGCCCTCGAAGTCGGGGTGTTCGCCATCGTCGTCGAATCGGAAAGCGAGTTGCGCAAGTTGTCTGCCCTGGCTGGGGAGCTGGGCTGCGACGCACCGGTTGCGATTCGCATCAATCCGAATTTCTCGGCTGCCGGCTCACCCTGGAAGATGGGCGGGCGACCTACTCACTTCGGTATCCAGGAAGACACCGCAGTGGCCAACTTCGCCGAGTACCTGGCGCTGCCCAACATCAAGATCAAGGGTATTCACGTCTATAACGGCACCAAGATCCTTGATGCGCAATCGGTCTACGATAACGCCGCGTACATTCTCGGCTTGTTCCGCACCTTGTCTGAACGCCACAAACTGGACATGCGCATGGTCGATGTGGGTGGCGGCCTGGGTATCAAGTACTACGAAAACGAAACAGAGCTCGATACCACCCAGCTCAAACAGTTGCTTGCGCCGCTGTTCAATGATTTCCACCAGCAATTCCCGCGTACGCGCATCATCCTTGAGTCGGGGCGCTTCATTGCCGGCAAGTGCGGTGCCTTGCTGGTCACGGTCGACAATATCAAGGAAAACCACGGCAAGACCTTTGCCGTCACCGATGGTGGCACCAACTGCCATGGTGCGGCAGCGGGCAGTGGTCAGGTGCTCAAGCGCAACTTCCGCATCATCAAGGCCACCGGCAATAACGGTGCGCCGCTGCGCGAATACCATATCTCCGGACCGCTCTGTAGTCCCGATGACCTGCTCGGGCGCGATGTGCGCCTGGAAACCCTGCACGAAGGCGATGTTCTGGCCGTGACCGCCTCAGGTGCGTATGGCCCTTCGGCCTCGCCGACCCTGTTCCACAGTCATGGTCACCCGGCCGAAGTGGTGGTCAGCAACAACCAGCTGTTTCTCGCCAGGGCTCGGCAGACGGCCGTGGACATTCGCGACAGTCATGCCGATGTGCCGCTTGAAGCGATGCTCGGTACAGCCGCCGCAGCCGAACCTGCTGCTGAAATCCAGCTTGCTACCCAGCGTCAGCTCAGCGACATCCTGCGCGTGGTACTGAAGTTGCCGGAAGGCACGATCATCACGGCCGACTCTCACTTGCGTGATGACCTGGGGCTGGACTCATTGACCTCCATGGAGCTGCTGATCAGCCTGGAGGACGATATCGAAGGCTTTTTCGTCAACCCGGACACCATTGTTCCGGGGCATTTCAATACCGTGGCGACCCTGGCCGGTTACATCGATGCTCATCGACAGACCCGCTCGGTGGGGCGCCCGCTGGGCGTTGTCGAGGTGCAGCATGAGCGTGCGTGA
- a CDS encoding class I adenylate-forming enzyme family protein, whose protein sequence is MSVREVLLQDVLETRNGLHPDKAAIIYADETYTYAQLDEASARLAAGLQVNGLQRQERVVVCLGNRVETVCAFWGILKAGGVVVNVGLDTAADCLDYIVRDAEASVLITTTEKIASLPASIADLAHLKLIVLLDGEAGSTVAQTFESLLGQGGGEPLPCGNLDLDLAAIIYTSGSTGAPKGVMLTHRNMLAALTSLHTYLGYNDTDKVLCSLPLSFDYGLYQMIMAISAGSTLVLEKEFTWPIFLIRKIRQYQVTVIPFVPTMLTLLHEYARKREAVFADVRMVTNTGAALKAPHIAQMKALFPQALIFSMYGLTECKRCTYLPPEDIDSKPGSVGIAIPNTELWLVDEQDQRIDQPHQVGQLVIRGATVMAGYWRNPVATALKLKPGRYPGESVLYTGDYCSLDEDGYLYFRGRMDHMIKSRGMKVSPSEVEGFLYAIDGVEAAAVVGVEHASVGEGLCAFITLGQGVNLSAEQLLEHCRHGLEAYKVPLSISIESSLPRTANGKIDLLQLQRSARTTQPLVAG, encoded by the coding sequence ATGAGCGTGCGTGAAGTCCTTCTGCAGGATGTGCTGGAAACCCGCAACGGTTTGCATCCGGACAAAGCTGCGATCATCTATGCCGATGAAACCTACACCTATGCGCAGCTGGACGAAGCCAGCGCGCGCCTGGCGGCAGGCTTGCAGGTCAATGGCCTGCAGCGCCAGGAGCGGGTGGTGGTGTGCCTGGGCAACCGCGTCGAAACGGTATGTGCCTTCTGGGGGATCCTCAAGGCCGGTGGCGTAGTGGTCAATGTCGGCCTGGATACCGCAGCCGACTGCCTTGACTACATCGTTCGCGATGCCGAGGCCTCGGTGTTGATCACCACCACCGAGAAAATCGCCAGCCTGCCGGCGAGCATCGCCGACCTCGCGCATCTCAAGCTGATCGTACTGCTCGATGGCGAAGCCGGTTCGACCGTGGCCCAGACCTTTGAAAGCCTGCTCGGGCAGGGCGGCGGCGAGCCGTTGCCGTGTGGCAACCTCGACCTCGACCTGGCGGCAATCATCTACACCTCAGGCTCCACCGGTGCGCCCAAAGGCGTGATGCTGACCCATCGCAACATGCTCGCAGCGCTGACCTCATTGCACACTTACCTGGGGTACAACGACACCGACAAGGTGCTTTGCTCGCTGCCGCTGTCGTTCGACTACGGCCTGTACCAGATGATCATGGCCATCAGTGCCGGGTCTACCCTGGTGTTGGAAAAGGAATTCACCTGGCCGATTTTCCTGATCAGGAAGATCCGCCAGTACCAGGTGACGGTGATCCCGTTCGTGCCGACCATGCTGACGCTGCTGCATGAGTACGCGCGCAAGCGCGAGGCGGTGTTTGCCGATGTGCGCATGGTCACCAACACTGGCGCCGCGCTCAAGGCGCCGCATATCGCCCAGATGAAGGCGCTGTTTCCCCAGGCGCTGATTTTCTCGATGTATGGCCTGACCGAGTGCAAGCGCTGCACCTACCTGCCACCTGAAGACATCGACAGCAAACCGGGCAGTGTCGGCATTGCCATTCCCAACACCGAGTTATGGCTGGTGGATGAGCAGGACCAGCGTATCGATCAGCCTCATCAGGTCGGACAACTGGTGATTCGCGGCGCCACGGTCATGGCCGGCTATTGGCGCAACCCGGTAGCCACCGCGCTCAAGCTCAAGCCTGGGCGCTATCCGGGGGAAAGCGTGCTGTATACCGGCGACTACTGCAGCCTCGACGAGGACGGTTATTTGTATTTTCGCGGCCGCATGGACCATATGATCAAGTCGCGGGGCATGAAGGTCAGCCCCAGTGAAGTGGAGGGCTTTCTCTACGCCATCGACGGTGTGGAAGCCGCTGCCGTGGTCGGTGTCGAACACGCCTCGGTCGGCGAGGGACTGTGTGCGTTCATTACCTTGGGGCAAGGTGTCAACCTCAGCGCCGAGCAGCTGCTTGAACATTGCCGTCATGGCCTGGAGGCGTACAAGGTGCCGTTATCGATCAGCATCGAGAGCAGCCTGCCACGCACCGCCAACGGCAAGATCGACCTGCTGCAGTTACAGCGCTCGGCACGCACTACACAGCCGCTGGTGGCCGGATGA
- a CDS encoding alpha/beta fold hydrolase: protein MSPGHSGRDQSLDVNGNHFALRTWGNERGHPVLALHGWLDNAASFERIAPLLRDCFVVAPDLAGHGRSQHRRADSGYYLWEHADDMNALVDCLGWKRFSVLGHSMGTGVASILAAMSRGIDSMVFIDGMGAPFTVDDGNTVEHMRKAQRLLRLALRTRLHGFSGPEEAQFSSLEAAINERRNSIDGSLCAEGARLLALRDLLNLGHGFRWRHDPRLVLPEPLQLTERQACEFLQQISCPLHVLLGRQGLFTGNAFDKRKNAMPADTRVHWHDGGHHFHLDAPTPALIEQLNAALGLGDSGPRQRLVNE, encoded by the coding sequence ATGAGTCCGGGCCACAGCGGTCGCGACCAATCGCTGGACGTCAATGGCAACCACTTTGCCTTGCGTACCTGGGGTAATGAACGCGGGCACCCGGTGCTTGCCCTGCACGGCTGGCTGGACAATGCCGCCTCCTTCGAGCGCATCGCGCCGTTGCTGCGCGATTGCTTTGTGGTTGCCCCGGATCTGGCCGGGCACGGACGCTCTCAACATCGCCGGGCCGACAGCGGTTACTACCTGTGGGAACACGCCGACGATATGAACGCCCTGGTCGATTGCCTGGGCTGGAAGCGTTTTTCGGTACTCGGTCATTCCATGGGCACTGGCGTGGCGTCGATTCTTGCGGCGATGAGCCGGGGTATCGACAGCATGGTGTTTATCGATGGCATGGGCGCACCGTTTACCGTGGACGACGGCAACACCGTCGAGCACATGCGCAAGGCGCAACGCTTGTTGCGGTTGGCGTTGCGCACCCGCCTGCACGGCTTCAGCGGGCCTGAAGAGGCTCAGTTCAGCAGCCTGGAGGCCGCCATCAATGAGCGGCGTAACAGTATCGACGGCAGCCTCTGTGCCGAAGGGGCACGCTTGCTGGCCCTGCGTGATCTGCTCAATCTGGGGCATGGCTTTCGCTGGCGCCATGACCCGCGCCTGGTGCTCCCCGAACCGCTGCAACTGACCGAACGTCAGGCTTGTGAGTTCCTGCAGCAGATCAGTTGCCCTTTGCATGTGCTGCTCGGACGCCAGGGGCTGTTCACGGGTAATGCCTTCGACAAACGAAAAAACGCCATGCCTGCGGATACCCGTGTGCACTGGCACGACGGCGGTCATCATTTTCACCTGGATGCCCCCACGCCTGCGCTGATCGAACAGCTCAATGCAGCGCTGGGGCTGGGTGATTCGGGACCGCGGCAACGATTAGTCAATGAGTAA